The sequence GTGATGCGTGACCACGAATACGTTGCCAATCTCATTCAACGGGCGAAAGATGCCAATTGTTCGGCATTGATCCTTACCGCAGATTTACAAGTGCTGGGACAGCGCCATAAGGACATCAAAAATGGCTTGTCTGCACCGCCTAGACCTACACTTGCTAATATCGTCAACTTGATGACCAAGCCGCAGTGGTGTATGAATATGCTGGGCACCAAACGTCATAGCTTTGGCAACATCGTCGGTCATGCAAAAGGCGTCGACGACTTATCTTCTCTCACCGCTTGGACGGAAGAGCAATTTGATCCGCGCTTGAGCTGGGATGATGTGGCACGCATCAAAGATATGTGGGGCGGCAAATTAATTATTAAAGGTATCATGGAACCTGAAGATGCCATTATGGCTGCTCGTAGCGGTGCCGATGCACTGGTCGTCTCAAACCACGGTGGTCGTCAATTAGATGGCGCCCTTTCTTCCATTTCTGCCCTATCCGATATCGTACAAGCGGTGCATGCTGAAAATAGCGATATCGAGGTGTGGTTAGACAGCGGCATTCGCTCGGGTCAGGATGTACTAAAAGCGCGCGCATTGGGTGCAAAAGGCACGATGATTGGTCGCGCTTTTCTTTACGGTCTGGGCGCTTATGGCGAAGATGGCGTGCGCCGTGCGCTGGAAATCATCCATAAAGAATGCGATCTATCGATGGCGTTCTGTGGTCATACCGATATCAATAAGGTCACCACTGATATTTTGGTAAAAGGCACTTACGAAAACCTCAAAGTTACTAATCGTTAAACTTGTCGTTAAAACGGTCGTTAAAACGATCCACTATTAAGGGCATTAATTGTTGAAGAGTACTAGTCGTTTAAGAGTACTAATCATTAAATCATAATGTCATGCAGATGTCTGACATTATTTGATCATACCCTTTATACTCTATTTATAACATTCTAATGATATCTCACCTTTATGACCATTCAACAATTATTAAAAACAGCCCCTGTCACCACCCTATTACTAGCCAGCTTTATTGGGTTATTCATCATGCAGGTACTGACAGGCGTCGACGCCAATAACCCATCGACTGAGGCGCTCTTAAAATGGGGTGCCAATGCATTGCCATTTACCATGGGTGATG is a genomic window of Psychrobacter cibarius containing:
- a CDS encoding alpha-hydroxy acid oxidase, with the translated sequence MKDLKKITEIEDLRRVAERKVPRMFYDYVDSGSWTETTYRSNETDFDRIKLRQRVLVDMDNRSLATQMIGEEVKMPVAIAPTGFTGMMWADGEIHAARAAEKFGVPFSLSTMSICSIEDIATHTSKPFWFQLYVMRDHEYVANLIQRAKDANCSALILTADLQVLGQRHKDIKNGLSAPPRPTLANIVNLMTKPQWCMNMLGTKRHSFGNIVGHAKGVDDLSSLTAWTEEQFDPRLSWDDVARIKDMWGGKLIIKGIMEPEDAIMAARSGADALVVSNHGGRQLDGALSSISALSDIVQAVHAENSDIEVWLDSGIRSGQDVLKARALGAKGTMIGRAFLYGLGAYGEDGVRRALEIIHKECDLSMAFCGHTDINKVTTDILVKGTYENLKVTNR